One region of Quercus lobata isolate SW786 chromosome 2, ValleyOak3.0 Primary Assembly, whole genome shotgun sequence genomic DNA includes:
- the LOC115978295 gene encoding uncharacterized protein LOC115978295 — translation MTTKFNKDMYAKMRSKKDESLSNIGKKSVRVTGKGPSVTPSTSVIPIGTETTRTASPATSVEEILSPAAKRPRLSDREKEKVESRSSTIWDDERLAVDKAHGVAIAEDLKIFSGVLVNEVVSRHVHKLVQVLGESLHITSKYLTQEAKVASLTSRMEALEEENSMLKKKLINSMHEANTLKESTKTLANDL, via the exons ATGACAACCAAGTTCAACAAGGATATGTATGCGAAGATGAGATCAAAGAAGGACGAGTCGTTATCCAACATCGGGAAGAAGTCAGTGCGCGTCACAGGGAAGGGCCCCTCCGTTACTCCATCTACCTCCGTCATTCCCATTGGTACCGAGACTACAAGGACGGCCTCTCCTGCCACCTCGGTTGAAGAGATCCTTTCTCCCGCTGCAAAGAGGCCGCGCTTGTCTGACAGAGAAAAGGAGAAGGTTGAGTCTCGCTCGTCTACCATATGGGACGATGAGAGATTAGCAGTGGACAAGGCTCACGGGGTCGCGATTGCTGAGGATTTGAAGATCTTTTCCGGCGTGCTCGTCAACGAGGTTGTGTCTCGCCACGTCCATAAGCTTGTACAG GTGTTAGGGGAAAGTCTTCATATTACCTCTAAGTATCTTACTCAAGAGGCCAAGGTGGCGTCACTAACATCCAGGATGGAGGCCTTGGAAGAGGAGAATTCTATGCTGAAGAAGAAGCTCATCAACTCCATGCATGAGGCCAACACTTTGAAGGAAAGTACCAAGACCTTGGCTAACGATCTCTGA